In Nodosilinea sp. PGN35, the genomic stretch ATTAGAAAGCATGCAATAGAATTATTCTGCCAGTAAATCATGTGGTGGCCATGACTCCTCGGCGAATAGCGATTTCCTCATCTATTAGGAGGATGCCTGGCATGCTATGCAGTATTTTTCAGGAGATGCCTGCGTAGAGTCGTGAACGATCTAAAAGGCTGTCTTTAGTCAAAAAACGCTAAATTGACATGAGAATTCACTTTGAGGAATGGGTTTTGTCTCTTGGAATTAGTGAAACCGCAAAGGAGATTTTTCGGGAATCTATAACCTGTTATAGATCACGAGCATATAGAGCATCACTACTCTTTTCCTATATAGGCTTTCAGACGGTTTTAAAAGAAAGACTGCTTAATTCCCGCATTTCAAACGGAATCAGTGAAAGTTACTGGAATAAAATAGCCAAGAATCTAGTGGACGATGAAAAATGGGATCATCAAGTTTATGAATGCTTAAGGATGAAGACTCCTTCCGAAATATTTCTGGTCAGCGATGATATTAGACATCAAGTCGAGTACTGGAAGAATAGAAGGAACGACTGTGCACATATTAGAAAAAATCAGATAAGTCATTCTCACGTCGAATCCTTTTGGCTTTTTGTCGAGTCAAACCTGAGCAAGCTTGTGGTTGGGGGTAGCAGAGAAGGTCTTGTGGAGGAGGTCAAGAATCATTTTGACAAGAGAAAGACCCCTGAAGGAAAAGATTTTTCTCATTTGATTTCATCTATATCAAAATCTGTCAATCATGAAGAATTGAAGATGTTTTTTGCCGAGATTGATCGTGTCCTGTCTAGCCAAGATAGAGAGACCGATCCAACTGGCATGGAAACTTCCAGAGTGTCATTTTTTAGCCAAATTCTCGAATCTGGAAGCCAAGAGATTGGGAAAAGTTTAATCGAATATATGTCACAAAGTGATGATGGTTTTATTCTTCCAGGCAATACTATTTTGGTTAGAGTTTTGCGTGAAATTCCTGAGAGAGTAAGCTTTCTTTCAGAGAGGCCAGATTTGATTAGAATGCTATGGTTTTCCAATCTTTTCCCTTTGAGAAATGATGTTTCTAGCTCTTTCTTTAATGACTTTTATGTCTATTGCGCTTTACTAAGACAACACTTGATTCCATCTGATCAGATGCAAGAAGCGCATAAGAGAATTCTTGAGAGATCAGGCGCATTTTCTCCCCAAGAGGAAGATATGGAAATTCTTGTGTTAAGCGGGTTTTTTGAGGTTCTTAAAATCGAAATGTTCGAGAATAGAAGAATAAACCAATATAAATGGTCAAACAATTATGGCCCATTGCTTGTTTCATTTTTGAAATACATCAATCTCGACAAAGAGGTGATGAATGGTCTTGTTTATGGGTTGTCTGGGACGAACTATCCATACAGGCTTTGCAACTTTCTCAACAAGGCTATAGTAGAAGATGAAAGCCTTAAGACTAAGATGGAGAAACTTTTCCAAGAATATAACATTGAGTTGCCCGAACATCTGACAGCAATGCACAATTCTGGGTTAAAGATCTTTTCAGGCAATAAACACATAGTCCTGAACGATGCTTTCCCGTCTGACGAAAAAAGCTTTTATGAGGATATTCCTTTCTAAGGGGAGTATTAAATGTATTTTGCTTGATGAACTTGAAAAATTATATCTCTTGCCTTTATGGTCCAAAATTATCAGGTATATCCTTTAAAGACCAATCAAGCACCTCGCAAAGCTTTTTGAATTCGCGTGGTGTCATTTTTGGTTCGTAAATTCCAGTTTCCCAGTTGCTGATCGTCTGATCAGTCTTGCCCAGAGCTAGACCAATATCTCGCTGAGTCAGACCAAGTTCTTCCCTACGTCGCTTCAAGGGAGACTCTTTGGGCGGTGGAGCATCGTCAGCCATCAATTACAAGTGAGCTTATACATACATGCTTGACATGCTCGTTACAAGCATGCTTGGATTGTTATTGTGGATTACAAGCTGGCTTGGATAGATGCTCTGTCGAGACAACATGCTCGGTAGCCCTAAGCTTTCGCCTGTTTCCCTTTGTCATGTCACAGTTTCCCATTTTGCGGAGGGTTTCGCACCCTATGTAGGGATTCTTGCGGCAAAAGACCTCCGAGTTTTTACAAAACTCGGAGGTCTGGATCCATTTGTCACCCTTATTGACCTACCACCATGTCAGACTTTATCCCCAACGGCGAATTCTACAGCCAGCCGCCCTCCGGCAACCCGCCCGACACAGCCCCCGCCGACCCCCGCGAGCCCGTGCGCGTCATGCTGATCGGCACCGCCAGCGGCATGGAACTCGTCATCGCCCACCTGCACAGCATCGGCTTTGCCGAACCCCGCGCCTGGAGCAAACCCCAGCTCGACCCCGTCACCGGCCAGCCCATGCGCATTCTCACCAAATGGA encodes the following:
- a CDS encoding helix-turn-helix transcriptional regulator, which produces MADDAPPPKESPLKRRREELGLTQRDIGLALGKTDQTISNWETGIYEPKMTPREFKKLCEVLDWSLKDIPDNFGP